The segment ACTTGATTGAGATGTACATACTCTACTTTTGTGGGAATATAAATCTGTGTTTGTGACAGATGAATCACACCTGCTTTCATTTTTGGTTTACTCACTGCCTGTTGCGTGTAAACTAATAAATGTCTGCCTTTTTCCTTGTGTTTATATTTGGGTAATTTTGGTCTGCCTAAAAATTTGGATCTATCTGCTGTATAAGCTTTAATGGCTGCAAAAAAACTTAACCAGTTGCGATGTAATCCTAATAATACTTGTTGTGACACCTTCCCCGGTAAGGCTTGGTACGGTTCTGTAGATTTTAATTGTTTGGCTAAACAATTGTAGTCTAGATATTTTTGAGCAAGAATAAAGTTTTGGCGGATGTGGAAGTTAGCATAATTGTAGAGGTTTTTGGCAGCAAAACATAACTGATCAATCTCCTGATAGTGGGGATGATTTCGTTGAATGATATGCCGTTCGACCAACTGCATAGACTAGCTTACCAAACTGAGAGCATGATTATATACACTAACACTTGTCTGTACTGGTGTCAATAAATTTATGTTATGGCTGTAGGCAGGATAATTAAACTTAGTAATTGTTAATATTAAGTTACTACTGCTACCAAGTTACACTGACTTGCCATTTTTCTACCATTTTAGCACTGATACCCGGTACTTTTTCTAAGTCTTGTAAAGATGTAAATTTTTGCTGTTGACGGGCAATAATTATCCTTTGTGCTAATTTCTTACCCACTCCGGGAAGAGTTTCTAATTCTTGTTGTGTTGCTGTGTTGAGATTAATTTTTTGGTTTGTTAAATCGGGAAGAGATGATGGAGTTTTGATTTGAGGACATTGCTTGATTTGAACATCAATTTTTGCTTGAATTGTTGACGGTAAACCTGGTTTAACTGTAGCATAAAGACGGTTAAATTCACGTTGATAATGTGCAGCTACTTCCGGATTCTCAATGATTACTAAAGTTTCATCATTACCATGATTACCTGCTTCTGACCAATTGTGTGAACCAGTAATTACTGTTTGGTTATCTATAACTGCAAATTTATTATCTATAGCTAAAAACTCGAAGTTATTATATAGCAAGTATTTTACTTTGTGAATATATCTACAACGTAAAATCTCACTCACCCTAGATATCCAAGCGAAGTTTTTATTCTGTATGACAAAAGCATAAATAAATATGTACGCATTTAATCTAGTAATAAACCTCTATAGCAAGAGGCACTGCCTATGCAAGATTTTTTATTTTTAATTTAAACTTTTTCTATATAAAGAAGGAAAAAATAATTACGATATATCGTTACGATTGCGAGATAGTCGAAGTAATTATGTGTTGAATATGCGTCCATGTGTTTTATTTTTAGTTGCCACCGGATTAAGTACATCTGTTTTGATTTCCCCTGCTTCAGCGACTGGATATGATGATGTACTTGCATCTAGAATTAACGTTGAGAAGTCAGCAATAGGATATGGAATAACGTTTGTGCCTAAAAACAACAGTTATTCTTACCAAATACAAGTTGCTGGTAAAGGATTGATAAATGATTTAGCTTGCGACCGTTTTGCTGCTACAGAACAGCAGAAATTAGACTGGAAGACGGTAAAAATTAAAATAGGTACAGATAATTCTGCGCTTTATGCCGAAAGTCAAGTAGTCCCAGTGCTGGGAGGGCAAGTGTATCGCAATAAAGTTGCTAGTTCCATACATATACGAGTAGTGGTCAGCGATGAAAATAAGAAGGAGATTTATAAATCAAACTGGATAGGAGGGGAAGACATCAAGGGTTGGGGCTGGACTGGTAATTGTGCCTGGGTATCTGAATAACCATTGTTGTCCTTGTCAAATGCAGGATACATTTTGTAGACATATCTATAAAGATGATTATGAAGAACCTACTAAAATCATTGTCCTCGGCATTCAAGCCAAAAAAATCAATAGTTGAAACTTATGGACAAGCAGATTGTCCTTTGCCTCCAGAGCAGATTCAATCAATCATGGAGTGGTTATTTGCTAGTTTGTTAAATGCGGAATATGTTGGGCGATCGCATTTGATCTGGGATTTGGGCGATCAAGATTGGAAACAAGTAGTATTAACCGCACTTTTAAAAGATGAACCATTATTTATCTATCGTTGTAACGATCAACTTTCGGCAGCACCAGAGCATTGTTTCTGGCGGCTGATGGCAGAACACCCATCTCTGCGAATTTATCAGTTAGAAGTCAAAGAAAATTAGTAGCAGAGTGATCGCTTTACTGTGCGTTGTCGATCACTCTGTGTTATCGCAATTCCTTTTGAGAACTGAAGTCAGGCATTTCCGCTGATCACTACAATTGGGCATCTACTCACTGAAGTTTATTATTTATTTCTTCACGATAACCTAGAAGCACTGGAGAGGACACACATCCTGTTAATAGAAAAACAAATAACATCCATCCAAAGTAGTCATCAGGTACTGGCTTAATAAAATGATGGATGCCTTCGTAAGATGTCCATCCATCCAAAAATATACACACTATTGTTGCTGATATAAAAATCTTTTTGATATTTGGATCTTCCAGTTTTAGAATAATCCGTAAACAATAGATAGAAGAAGTGATGAAAACAGATAAAATTATAGAAACTCCTATCTTGATTGGTTGTAAAGATGGGACACCCTCGTATATACCATAAAGTGTTGTTACAAAATCTATAAATGCGAAAATATACATTAAATTTACAACAAGTTGAGATATCGTTGAGATTTTTTGTTGTTTTGTATTTTCCATAAATACCGCCTTATTTATCGAAGAAAACAGCATAAATTATCAAAGATATTATACCAAAAGGAATAACCAATATATTAAAATATTTATCTAAGAAACCATTTATTCTTTCTAGAAATACTCCCAATTCTGAAGATGTTTTATCTAATAGAGTATTTTTTGCAAGATATTTTTCGACGGTGGAATTATTGCAATTACCATACGAAGAATACTTCTGCAAAAGCTCAAGCGAATCATCCCATGCTTTTAAACAATCTTGCTTTCTTGACGAGCAAGGTTCGGATTCATGAAATAAATGATTGTTTATTACAACCGTTAAAACATTTAAATGTTCTTGTAGGACATCTTTTCTATAATTTCTATCTTTAACGGAATCAATCATTGATTGATGTTGAAATTGCCATATATAAAAAACAATTTCATATAAAAAGGTATATTCTTTTGATGAAAAGCTATCGTCCTGAATATTATCTAATTCCAAAATATTTTTTGTAAATTCACCCAATTGCAAAGAGGAGCTTTGCAATACAGTATATTTATCAATAGTATCCTGAAAGTCAGTTGATAGATTATTGAGTGCATAGTCTTGATTTAACATAATAATTCCTAATATTTGGGTTAGTTTAATAATTAATTTTTAATAAGATGAGAAAAAATTTTAAGCCGTTGTATCTTTGCGGCACAAAGCGAGAAACGCTACGCTTGAGGATTTAGCGAGAGATCCTAGCCCGATAGACCCAGTTGGGTTGCATGGGATATTGCACACATCGCTAAATCTTTCGATGCGGAAATACTTTATTTTGAACTTAAAGCCCAAAATAGCAATATTAATTGCAATTGTACAACAGCAAATATACAGAGACACTATCCGGGAGAGATTACTGAAGCGTTAGTTAATACCAGGAGGAAGATATAAATCATCTCCCGGTAATCTTCTATCGACGATATCCTGTGTGTTGTATGCTAAAACCTCCTCTAACCTCTCTCCAAACTTTTGGTTATATTCCTTCTCAGTGCGCTTAAACTCAAAAGCCGCATCAGCACGTCGCTCAATTGATTCCGCTAATGAAGCTTGTATGATAGCTTGCGCTATTAGACTGCCTTTAATGGCACGATAGAACCAATATCCAGTAGCTAATTCTACAGGTATAGGCTTGATGTACCCACCATAGCCTTCCACCTCAACCATTGGATCTTGTAGTAAGTTCCTATTCTTGTAAGGCAAGGCTTGTGGCGATTTCCCCGATAAAAAACGTAGTAAGTCATTATTTGGTCTATCAATTGCCGCAGTCACTGATTCAATGTATAGTTTGTAGTCACCATCAGGCATTTGATAAACATCTAGCGGGATAGAGCCTAAATGAATAACTGCTTTTACAGCTTTTTGTGTCGATGTTACGAGCTTTGCCATACTTAATTTGGTAAAAATGCTACTTGATATATTCTCTGTATCTAAACTGTTTGGGAAAGAGACTCCAGTCTAGGTAATGTAAATTACTCAAAAAAACCTAATTTTTTTCATCATTTTCAACTCATCACTTAGAATTGATATAGCTTGTGGACGACAGGGGAGTTGAACCCCTTGGAGCGAAGATTAGGAGTCCAGCCCAGCACCACGCATCGCCCATGAGATAAGGGAGTGAAAATTTTCACTCCCTTATAAAACTAGAACGGAGCGTCTAGTAGTTGGTATATGTCACTCGTTCTTTGAGACGCTGTTTCCAAATTCTTTTCTAGCGTAATTTCCGTACTGGCTTCAACAGCTTTTTGGTGAACAGTGTTGCCAATCGTAATCTTAACCGTTTCCACGCCTGAACATTTCTTGCGCCATGATTTGCTCACTTTTCTTCGTTCATCTGCGTCTGGAATAGCCAAAGATGAAACTTGGCGATTAATTCTACAAAGGCCTCTCACGCCACAACCTTTTCTAAAAGCACTATTTTTCATTGCATAGTAGGAGTAGCGATATTCGAGTCTTTGTCTTAACGTAGCTCCAGCGTCTAAATATTCTTGTCGGCTGCGTTCAATCTTAAGGGCTTCATCAACAGACTGT is part of the Anabaena sphaerica FACHB-251 genome and harbors:
- a CDS encoding DUF655 domain-containing protein, yielding MSEILRCRYIHKVKYLLYNNFEFLAIDNKFAVIDNQTVITGSHNWSEAGNHGNDETLVIIENPEVAAHYQREFNRLYATVKPGLPSTIQAKIDVQIKQCPQIKTPSSLPDLTNQKINLNTATQQELETLPGVGKKLAQRIIIARQQQKFTSLQDLEKVPGISAKMVEKWQVSVTW